Part of the Vigna angularis cultivar LongXiaoDou No.4 chromosome 1, ASM1680809v1, whole genome shotgun sequence genome, GTGTGATAGCAGATTAATGGTGTAGTTGTGCTTATCTACCTGTCCTTGTGAGAAAAAACCATCAGAAAACAATGCTGCGCTCGGAGGACTACCACGCCCACATATCAAAAGTTCACAGGTCACAGAGTGTTCTCACAGATGTCCCTCGCTACCCCAATGCTCACATGGCTTTCAACAACGCCCATAACAACTCACATTCTAATGAGAGGGCTGAGATGGTAGAGTATGATCAGACTGAGGATGGTGAAGTCGTGTACCAAGAAATGGTTCAGTCCAACCCAGGGAAGAACAAGGCTCGATTTGAATTGCACAAGTGGAAGACCTACAGGCCTTGAGAAAAACATGCAAGAACCTAGTTTGCTACAAAAACTACCTAATACATCAAAGTCATCAGTATGTATGATTGTGAAATAAATGCCTGCTCAGCAGGCTATTGTGTTTGCTTAAGTGTTTTATACCAGTAGTACATTAGTATTGAACTTTACCATGTATGAACTATAAATGAAGCATATACATGAGTTATCTACAACATATTTGAACTATAGCATGCTAtggtttattatttgtttattccAACTTTAATTCTTCTGACTTAAACAACTAAATCTGTGAGAAAATGAGGGGAcatattgaataaaattgaaGAGTAAACGAAACttaaaagaagataaaagtCATGTATCATTTTGGAGTGGAATATTGGGGGCATTAAAGCGCCTGGAAGACCTAAGATTGAACAGATTCCTGAGGCTATTCTTACTCTCAGGCTTTCGCTTGGGTTGGATTGGAGTGGAACCACATAAATCATGAAAAGGGTTATCTAAAGTTAACCCTGTCTCGATCCTTCTGGACACAGTGACAAGCTCATAGGAGTCCCAGAGT contains:
- the LOC108333786 gene encoding uncharacterized protein LOC108333786; the protein is MLRSEDYHAHISKVHRSQSVLTDVPRYPNAHMAFNNAHNNSHSNERAEMVEYDQTEDGEVVYQEMVQSNPGKNKARFELHKWKTYRP